DNA sequence from the Microcoleus sp. AS-A8 genome:
CTTTATCTTTCGCTGTCTACTTCATTTATAGCGCTACGCGCATACGTTAGGACAATTTTTAAAGGCAGCATCCACGCATTCTCTGACAGTTTGAAATTCTTTTAATCTCTGTTTCATCCATGTCTTTAAAACAGCCCAC
Encoded proteins:
- a CDS encoding IS630 family transposase, with the translated sequence WAVLKTWMKQRLKEFQTVRECVDAAFKNCPNVCA